The Paenibacillus sp. FSL R7-0345 DNA segment TAATTCCTCCTGGGTTGGTGACAATGTCAATGACAAGATGAGTTCGGCTAAAATCTATATCGGCTCACCGCAGACTTCTGTCACCAAGCCTTCCGAGGTTCCAAGCCAAATCTGGACCTATGTAATGAATGTAGACGATAAATTTGGTAAAGGCGGAGACTTTGCGCTATTGCTAAGTGCGGTTATCAAAAAAGAAAGCAGCTTTGGAGCAGGTCTGCCGGGCAGCCCGTCAGCCGGCGACGGCTTAATGCAGGTAGAACCTAATACCCGCAATGCCTATTTATCGCAATTCAGCGCCAAATTTGGCCGCACCTATAATCACAGCAGTGAACAGGATCAGGTAGCCTTAGGCGGACTGATTCTGGATGAGAAAATCTCCCGGTTCGGAAGCATCTATAACGGATTGTTACACTATAACGGTGGAGACAACTGGTATCCGGGAGCTACCGATTCCTATGGCCGTCCTATTCTGGCCGATCAATATGCAAATGCCGTTTATGCTACCTATCAGGGGTACGGCGGTAAGAATTAATAGAGAGGCACGAAGACGCTGGGGGAAGCCTCCTTGGCGTCTTTATTTTTTATAAGCTGCGGCGGGGAACGTTGTGAGGTAAACTATTTCTAATAGATTGTTGAAAAATGAGAGGGCTTATGTGATGCCGAAACAAGATAATATGCTGGCCATCCTATGGATGCTGAACTCCGGCGTGAAAATAACAGCGAAGCAGATTGCTGAGAAGCTGGAAATCAATATACGGACCGTGTACCGGTATATCGATGCATTATGTGCCAGCGGAG contains these protein-coding regions:
- a CDS encoding carbohydrate-binding protein; the protein is MKKVPARALSLLVVVAVFLSMYFTSLTPANAAARGAWAPNTAYAVNDTVTYSGSTYTCLQAHTSLVGWEPANVPALWKSGGGTTTPTPTPTPPPATNGATFYADINYGGKAVTLGTGNYVLSQLNAAGIPNDWMSSLKVPGGWTVEVYENDNFGGTKWTYTANSSWVGDNVNDKMSSAKIYIGSPQTSVTKPSEVPSQIWTYVMNVDDKFGKGGDFALLLSAVIKKESSFGAGLPGSPSAGDGLMQVEPNTRNAYLSQFSAKFGRTYNHSSEQDQVALGGLILDEKISRFGSIYNGLLHYNGGDNWYPGATDSYGRPILADQYANAVYATYQGYGGKN